One stretch of Ornithinimicrobium ciconiae DNA includes these proteins:
- a CDS encoding glycosyltransferase family 2 protein, protein MSDDPPGAPRVSAILPLHDPGPGLRSTIAALLATLSAEDELVVVDDASGDGTADLLRDTDWQGLPVQVVRLPERAGVAAARNHGLTRARGEMVWFVDWDDRWDPAIVGRLYAARLASGAPVVGCGADLVDTRGRRREQLGEVTGPTLLTGGEIGIAILDGRIRGYLWNKLFAREVLGESPFPPRRTRSDFAGSAELMARQPTVYLIPDLMFHHVQRPGSLTTVQHPSLETLRESQRIGERVAAVALAHPDGPADPTAVAAALHEFRHREWHVAVAGTAMRAHHDPQDRAEWLRIARDGLQLRAAVRLFPRDRELALRVAVLAALGAHYPLAYRAVLRVRPWVRRVTGRGRA, encoded by the coding sequence ATGAGTGACGACCCACCCGGTGCCCCGCGGGTCAGCGCCATCCTGCCGCTGCACGACCCCGGCCCGGGACTGCGCTCCACGATTGCGGCACTCCTGGCCACGCTCTCGGCCGAGGACGAGCTCGTCGTGGTCGATGACGCCTCCGGCGACGGGACTGCCGACCTGCTCCGCGACACGGACTGGCAGGGCCTGCCGGTGCAGGTGGTGCGGCTCCCGGAGCGGGCAGGGGTCGCCGCGGCGCGCAACCACGGCCTCACCCGCGCTCGCGGTGAGATGGTCTGGTTCGTCGACTGGGACGACCGGTGGGACCCGGCGATCGTCGGCCGGTTGTATGCCGCGCGCCTCGCCTCCGGAGCGCCGGTCGTCGGCTGTGGCGCTGACCTGGTCGACACCCGGGGGCGTCGACGGGAGCAGTTGGGTGAGGTGACCGGACCCACGCTGCTGACCGGCGGTGAGATCGGGATCGCGATCCTGGACGGCCGGATCCGGGGCTACCTGTGGAACAAGCTGTTCGCGCGGGAGGTCCTGGGTGAGTCTCCGTTTCCACCGCGCCGGACCAGGTCGGACTTCGCCGGCTCGGCCGAGCTCATGGCTCGACAGCCCACGGTCTATCTCATCCCGGACCTGATGTTCCACCACGTGCAGCGACCAGGCTCGCTGACCACGGTCCAACACCCCTCCCTGGAGACCCTGCGCGAGTCACAGCGGATCGGGGAGCGGGTCGCAGCAGTGGCCCTCGCGCATCCTGACGGGCCCGCCGACCCGACGGCGGTGGCTGCGGCGCTGCACGAGTTCCGCCACCGGGAGTGGCATGTGGCCGTGGCCGGCACCGCGATGCGCGCGCACCACGATCCGCAGGACCGCGCCGAGTGGCTGCGGATCGCCCGCGACGGACTGCAGCTGCGCGCTGCCGTGCGACTCTTTCCGCGCGACCGCGAACTGGCCCTGCGGGTGGCCGTCCTCGCGGCTCTCGGGGCCCACTACCCCCTTGCCTACCGTGCGGTCCTGAGGGTGCGGCCCTGGGTGCGCCGGGTGACCGGACGTGGCAGGGCCTGA
- a CDS encoding glycosyltransferase translates to MTPRVSAADLQVTFLATVLTPRRGMENALVRLASALAERHQVEILVLHDPGPVTVPGVTVTCLDAGTERHTRAALRRRLRAGASGEILVLTGVWAGAQLLLAAPWALRSAVAWEHSLTPTRLATGRRFRLRAELVARSYRRARAVVAVSPVVASTLCDQWSVATVVLPNLLDLPELSPGATRHAARADDPPDSSAPVRLLALGQARAVKNFDVLIRSLPLLTMDWRLRMVGGGPLEPELQAQARQLGVDDRIEWVGDVADPGPLLADSDVLVHPASSETFGYVLFEAAEHWLPVVACDAPVMNTLVPDTVPGLLTQADPAHLAAAVEEAARRYAGPGAAAADEFRAADALRRRAYSARATIAAWEEVLHE, encoded by the coding sequence ATGACGCCACGCGTCTCAGCCGCCGATCTCCAGGTGACCTTCCTGGCCACCGTGCTGACCCCACGGCGCGGGATGGAGAACGCCCTGGTGCGGCTGGCCTCCGCCCTGGCGGAGCGGCATCAGGTGGAGATCCTCGTGCTGCACGACCCGGGGCCGGTGACGGTGCCCGGGGTGACCGTGACCTGCCTCGATGCCGGGACGGAGCGGCACACCCGCGCAGCCTTACGTCGGCGGCTGCGGGCCGGTGCGAGCGGCGAGATCCTGGTGCTCACCGGTGTCTGGGCGGGAGCCCAGCTCCTCCTGGCCGCACCCTGGGCGCTCCGGTCCGCGGTGGCGTGGGAGCACTCCCTGACACCCACCAGGCTGGCCACCGGTCGGCGGTTCCGGCTCCGGGCCGAGCTGGTGGCACGCAGCTATCGGCGTGCCCGCGCGGTCGTCGCGGTCAGCCCCGTGGTGGCCAGCACCCTGTGCGACCAGTGGTCCGTGGCCACCGTCGTCCTGCCCAACCTGCTCGACCTGCCGGAGCTCTCCCCGGGTGCGACCCGGCACGCTGCGCGTGCGGATGACCCGCCGGACAGCTCCGCTCCGGTCCGGCTCCTGGCCCTTGGTCAGGCCAGGGCCGTGAAGAACTTCGATGTCCTGATCCGGTCCCTGCCGCTGCTCACCATGGACTGGCGCCTCCGAATGGTCGGTGGGGGACCCCTGGAGCCGGAGCTGCAGGCCCAGGCCCGGCAGTTGGGTGTCGACGACCGGATCGAGTGGGTGGGTGACGTGGCCGACCCCGGGCCGTTGCTGGCCGACAGTGATGTCCTGGTCCACCCGGCGTCGTCGGAGACCTTCGGCTATGTCCTCTTCGAGGCGGCTGAGCACTGGCTGCCGGTGGTGGCCTGTGACGCCCCGGTGATGAACACCCTCGTGCCGGACACCGTCCCCGGGCTGCTCACGCAGGCTGATCCGGCACACCTGGCCGCGGCGGTGGAGGAGGCTGCCCGTCGCTATGCCGGTCCCGGGGCCGCTGCCGCGGACGAGTTTCGGGCTGCCGACGCGCTCCGCCGCCGCGCCTACAGTGCTCGTGCGACGATCGCCGCCTGGGAGGAGGTGTTGCATGAGTGA
- a CDS encoding oligosaccharide flippase family protein: MPRPQVDRGFARNVGSLLVSQVLRVPITAVYFVAATRVLGVESFGRLTAVAAVVMIAAPFSALGSGALIVKYGATEPETTHRWLGAGLTISALGAVVVGALLLVLSPVLIPQGTGVAILWGLVLADFIFARAADLASSVFVAREEMRVTAFCQVLLPALRLLAAAILLLTPSPVGLGTWVLALVLSSALSGAICLTLAVRAVGRPVLGLAPFRGHWREALLFSVGIGTQNAHNDVDKAMLGRLDGPAGAGVYGAAYRFIDTAWLPVRALFGAAWPRFFRYAREGNSSLIPFVRAIAGPALLYSLTATVGLIVLAGILVPLLGEAYAESVPLLRVLGVVVLLRCLYYLPADVLTGMGRQGLRTIIQLVVLATNVGLNLWLIPRFGVWGAAWSTLACEAALAMALWIALAVSVRHPVPQERRDV, encoded by the coding sequence GTGCCCCGCCCACAGGTCGATCGCGGGTTCGCCCGCAACGTGGGCAGCCTGCTCGTCTCGCAGGTGCTGCGCGTGCCCATCACCGCGGTCTATTTCGTGGCTGCGACGCGGGTGCTGGGAGTGGAGTCGTTCGGCCGGCTGACGGCGGTCGCCGCGGTCGTGATGATCGCGGCGCCCTTCTCGGCGCTGGGCTCCGGGGCTCTGATCGTCAAGTATGGCGCGACCGAACCGGAGACGACCCACCGCTGGCTGGGTGCGGGGCTGACCATCAGCGCCCTCGGTGCGGTCGTCGTGGGTGCGCTCCTCCTGGTGCTGTCTCCGGTCCTGATCCCGCAGGGCACCGGGGTGGCGATCCTCTGGGGACTGGTCCTGGCCGACTTCATCTTCGCGCGCGCTGCCGACCTCGCCTCCTCCGTCTTCGTGGCCCGCGAGGAGATGAGGGTCACCGCCTTCTGCCAGGTGCTGCTGCCTGCGCTTCGCCTGCTGGCGGCGGCCATCCTGCTGCTCACGCCCTCACCGGTCGGACTGGGCACGTGGGTCCTCGCGCTGGTGCTCAGCTCGGCGCTCTCCGGGGCCATCTGTCTGACCCTTGCCGTGCGGGCGGTGGGCCGACCGGTTCTCGGGCTGGCGCCCTTCCGCGGGCACTGGCGGGAGGCCCTGCTGTTCAGCGTGGGGATCGGCACCCAGAACGCTCACAATGATGTCGACAAGGCCATGCTGGGCCGGCTCGATGGTCCGGCCGGGGCCGGTGTCTACGGCGCGGCCTACCGCTTCATCGACACTGCCTGGCTGCCCGTGCGCGCACTGTTCGGCGCGGCCTGGCCCCGGTTCTTCCGCTACGCCCGAGAGGGCAACTCGTCGCTGATCCCCTTCGTCCGGGCGATCGCCGGCCCGGCGCTGCTCTACAGCCTGACGGCGACCGTGGGGTTGATCGTCCTGGCCGGGATCCTGGTCCCGCTGCTGGGCGAGGCCTATGCCGAGTCGGTCCCGCTGCTGCGGGTGCTGGGCGTCGTCGTGCTGTTGCGGTGCCTCTACTATCTGCCCGCGGACGTGCTGACCGGGATGGGCCGCCAGGGGCTGCGCACCATCATCCAGCTGGTCGTGCTGGCCACCAATGTGGGGCTGAACCTCTGGTTGATTCCGCGCTTCGGTGTCTGGGGCGCCGCCTGGTCGACACTGGCCTGCGAGGCCGCGCTGGCGATGGCCCTGTGGATCGCCCTCGCGGTCTCGGTGCGCCACCCGGTCCCCCAGGAACGGAGGGACGTATGA
- a CDS encoding polysaccharide biosynthesis tyrosine autokinase, whose product MELHDYLRALRRRWRWVALLLVLCVGGSVLATSLSTPIYRATAQLFISTTVHDNVTDLAQGNSFTLRQVTTYADMVTAPVVLEPVIAELGLDESPEQLASRVSTAVPKETVLIDIHVSGEDPAESAAIANAVAEQFTVTVAELERTGESGPSPVKASVIRPAREAISPVSPNPLRNLALGLSLGLMLGVAAAVAREALDTRVTGATDVLQVTDRPVIGGIAFDRDAARVPLRVDGDNYSPRAEAFRAARTNLQFINAAERPRLLLCTSSLPEEGKSTTVANLALTLAASGATVCAVEADLRRPGLLTYLRMEGGAGLTSVLIGAATLDDMLQPYGKHLTVLGAGPIPPNPSELLGSPGMAALLDELRERFEYVLIDAPPLLPVTDAAVLSKMVDGTIVVVGAGVVRRNQLAQALATLEGVGAHVLGVLLNRLPASGLDTYSYYHQEYAHPAEKPPPPRRHAKRERPSSRRTRATRPSDDADTPTVGTEEVPSPHPGRS is encoded by the coding sequence GTGGAACTGCACGACTATCTGCGAGCCCTTCGCCGACGCTGGCGCTGGGTCGCGCTTCTGCTTGTCCTGTGCGTCGGCGGCTCGGTCCTCGCCACCAGCCTGAGCACCCCCATCTATCGCGCGACGGCGCAGCTGTTCATCTCGACGACGGTGCACGACAACGTGACCGACCTCGCCCAGGGCAACTCGTTCACCCTGCGCCAGGTGACCACCTATGCCGACATGGTGACCGCGCCCGTCGTGCTGGAGCCGGTCATCGCCGAGCTCGGCCTGGACGAATCCCCCGAGCAGCTGGCATCCCGGGTCAGCACCGCGGTCCCCAAGGAGACCGTGCTGATCGACATCCATGTCAGCGGCGAGGACCCCGCGGAGAGCGCCGCGATCGCCAACGCCGTGGCCGAGCAGTTCACCGTCACCGTGGCGGAGCTGGAGCGGACCGGCGAGAGCGGACCGAGCCCGGTGAAGGCCTCAGTGATCCGACCGGCCCGGGAAGCAATCAGCCCGGTGTCGCCCAATCCACTCCGCAACCTTGCCCTCGGGCTGAGTCTGGGCCTGATGCTCGGGGTCGCGGCGGCTGTGGCCCGCGAAGCGCTCGACACGCGGGTCACCGGCGCCACCGATGTGCTGCAGGTGACTGACCGACCGGTCATCGGTGGCATCGCCTTCGACCGGGACGCGGCGCGCGTACCGCTGCGGGTCGATGGGGACAACTACAGTCCACGCGCCGAGGCGTTCCGTGCAGCGCGGACCAACCTGCAGTTCATCAATGCCGCCGAACGTCCCCGCCTGCTGCTGTGCACCTCCTCCCTGCCGGAAGAGGGAAAGTCCACGACGGTGGCCAACTTGGCCCTCACCCTGGCCGCCTCCGGTGCCACCGTGTGTGCTGTCGAGGCCGACCTGCGCCGCCCTGGGCTGCTCACCTACCTCAGGATGGAGGGTGGTGCGGGCCTGACCTCGGTGTTGATCGGAGCAGCCACCCTCGACGACATGCTGCAGCCCTACGGCAAGCACCTGACGGTCCTCGGGGCCGGTCCCATCCCGCCCAACCCCAGCGAGCTGCTCGGATCTCCCGGGATGGCCGCCCTGCTGGACGAGCTGCGCGAGCGTTTCGAGTATGTGCTGATCGACGCGCCGCCGCTCCTGCCCGTCACCGATGCCGCCGTGCTGTCGAAGATGGTGGACGGCACCATCGTGGTCGTCGGCGCAGGGGTGGTGCGACGCAACCAGCTCGCGCAGGCCCTGGCCACCCTGGAGGGGGTGGGCGCCCATGTGCTCGGGGTGTTGCTGAACCGGTTGCCGGCGAGCGGGCTCGACACCTATAGCTACTACCACCAGGAGTATGCGCACCCGGCCGAGAAGCCACCGCCCCCGCGGCGTCACGCGAAGCGCGAGAGGCCGTCCAGCCGTCGGACCCGCGCCACCCGACCCTCAGACGACGCCGACACACCAACTGTCGGGACCGAGGAGGTCCCTAGCCCTCACCCCGGCAGATCGTGA
- a CDS encoding cupin domain-containing protein, which translates to MTPEPPRITGLHFAEPQRAQPADLALLTDQLLQEATERPNGLRTKAIIQGPLQQAVLFALRAGAQLPEHDSPPAATLQVLRGQVVLVAGEERWRLAKGSLLPIPPVRHHVDAVTDAVCLLTICRGEG; encoded by the coding sequence GTGACGCCGGAGCCGCCGCGGATCACCGGCCTGCACTTCGCCGAGCCTCAGCGGGCCCAGCCGGCCGATCTCGCGCTGCTGACCGACCAGCTGCTGCAGGAGGCCACAGAACGGCCCAACGGGTTGCGCACCAAGGCGATCATCCAGGGTCCGCTGCAGCAGGCGGTGCTCTTCGCCCTCCGGGCCGGAGCCCAACTACCCGAGCACGACTCGCCACCGGCCGCCACGCTCCAGGTGTTGCGCGGCCAGGTCGTGCTGGTCGCCGGTGAGGAGCGTTGGAGGCTGGCAAAGGGCAGCCTGCTGCCGATCCCCCCGGTGCGCCATCACGTGGACGCTGTCACCGATGCCGTGTGTCTGCTCACGATCTGCCGGGGTGAGGGCTAG
- a CDS encoding biotin transporter BioY, translating to MTLSLAVGRPTLADHVVPRGLVTDISLVVGGAALTGLLAQVAIPLWPVPITGQTLAVLLVGSTLGASRGALSMLVYALVGVAGVPWFSDSGHGIAWLLGSSGGYIVGFILAAALTGWLAQRQWDRKFLHAAVTFLAGSGVVFLIGLPWLAVVTGADLVQTLQWGLVPFIPGGIVKALVAAALIPAIWQSVRRLDEAKGGDLR from the coding sequence ATGACCCTCTCGCTCGCTGTCGGCCGTCCCACGCTCGCCGACCACGTCGTTCCTCGCGGTCTCGTCACCGACATCTCGCTCGTCGTCGGCGGTGCGGCACTGACCGGTCTGCTGGCTCAGGTGGCCATCCCGCTCTGGCCGGTCCCGATCACCGGCCAGACCCTGGCGGTGCTGCTGGTCGGTTCCACGCTGGGTGCCAGCCGTGGCGCGTTGTCCATGCTGGTCTATGCCCTGGTCGGGGTGGCCGGTGTCCCGTGGTTCTCCGACTCCGGGCACGGCATCGCCTGGCTGCTGGGCTCCAGCGGCGGCTACATCGTCGGCTTCATCCTGGCGGCAGCGCTGACCGGCTGGCTTGCCCAGCGTCAGTGGGACCGCAAGTTCCTGCATGCTGCGGTGACCTTCCTCGCCGGTTCTGGAGTCGTCTTCCTCATCGGACTTCCCTGGTTGGCCGTCGTCACCGGCGCCGACCTCGTGCAGACCCTGCAGTGGGGCCTGGTGCCCTTCATCCCGGGCGGCATCGTCAAGGCGCTCGTCGCCGCGGCCCTGATCCCGGCGATCTGGCAGTCCGTGCGACGCCTCGACGAAGCCAAGGGTGGCGACCTGCGGTGA
- a CDS encoding PfkB family carbohydrate kinase, which translates to MTSAPLALTIAGSEATGGAGAQADLRTFQAHDVFGVVTLTCIVSFDPKADWGHRFVPVEASVITDQLEAITAAYDQDQLSVTKIGMLGTPTTIATVAEALQRRPFAQVVLDPVLICKGQEPGAALDTDTALKAQILPLATFVTPNHFEAEALSGMQIRTVDDLTEAARRIHELSGAAVLAKGGVHLPGPDAVDVFVDADTTEVLSAPKVGDVAVAGAGCTLAAAVAARLALGDSPLEAARAAKVFVTSGIHSRLQSAAPFDVVRQQTV; encoded by the coding sequence ATGACTTCCGCTCCGCTCGCCCTGACCATCGCCGGCTCCGAGGCCACCGGCGGCGCCGGGGCCCAGGCCGATCTGCGCACCTTCCAGGCCCACGACGTCTTCGGCGTGGTCACCCTGACCTGCATCGTCTCCTTCGACCCCAAGGCTGACTGGGGTCACCGCTTCGTGCCCGTCGAGGCGTCGGTGATCACCGATCAGCTGGAGGCCATCACGGCGGCCTACGACCAGGACCAGCTCTCGGTGACCAAGATCGGCATGTTGGGCACCCCGACCACGATCGCGACGGTCGCCGAGGCGCTGCAGCGACGGCCGTTCGCCCAGGTCGTGCTCGACCCGGTGCTGATCTGCAAGGGGCAGGAGCCCGGTGCGGCGCTCGACACGGACACCGCGCTGAAGGCCCAGATCCTCCCGCTGGCCACCTTTGTCACGCCCAACCACTTTGAGGCCGAGGCCCTCTCCGGGATGCAGATCCGCACGGTCGACGACCTCACCGAGGCAGCGCGCCGCATCCATGAGTTGTCGGGGGCCGCGGTCCTCGCCAAGGGCGGGGTGCACCTGCCCGGTCCGGATGCGGTGGACGTCTTCGTCGACGCGGACACCACGGAGGTGCTCTCCGCGCCCAAGGTCGGCGACGTTGCCGTGGCCGGAGCCGGCTGCACCCTGGCTGCTGCGGTCGCCGCGCGCCTGGCGCTGGGAGACTCCCCGCTGGAGGCGGCCCGTGCCGCGAAGGTCTTCGTGACCTCCGGCATACACTCGCGTCTGCAGTCCGCCGCGCCCTTTGACGTGGTCCGCCAGCAGACCGTCTGA